A single Dunckerocampus dactyliophorus isolate RoL2022-P2 chromosome 2, RoL_Ddac_1.1, whole genome shotgun sequence DNA region contains:
- the pkia gene encoding cAMP-dependent protein kinase inhibitor alpha, translated as MSDVEVTYADFIASGRTGRRNALYDILQSPTDPEGRELPLTLSLSQLHINAGGGDANDADDNQSSSSSAQREAQQRNS; from the exons ATGTCTGATGTTGAGGTCACCTACGCAGACTTCATCGCCTCTGGCCGGACAGGACGTAGGAACGCCCTGTATGACATACTGCAGAGTCCCACGGACCCTGAGGGCCGAGAGCTCCCCCTCACCCTGTCTCTGTCCCAGCTGCACATCAATGCGGGAGGGGGAG ACGCCAACGACGCTGACGACAACCAAAGTTCGTCCTCCTCGGCTCAAAGAGAGGCGCAGCAGAGGAACAGCTGA